In Epinephelus lanceolatus isolate andai-2023 chromosome 16, ASM4190304v1, whole genome shotgun sequence, one DNA window encodes the following:
- the LOC144458315 gene encoding uncharacterized protein LOC144458315, with the protein MSDMTLRREAVLPLDVRKVIIGEEEQQEWSSSVDQEDPEPPHIKEEEEEPEVPAYSSEAETDDSDDWTETREPQSGLKKPFSCSECVKKFGIKGDLNRHMRIHTGEKPFSCSECGKQFSRKGTLRMHMTIHTGEKPFSCAKCGKLFGRKGTPRMHMKSHTEEKPFHCSECGKGFPAL; encoded by the exons ATGTCCGACATGACGCTGCGGAGAGAAGCAG TTTTACCCTTGGATGTCCGTAAAGTGATCATTGGTgaagaggagcagcaggagtggagctccagtgtggaccaggaggacccagagcccccacacattaaagaggaagaggaggaaccgGAGGTGCCCGCATACTCTTCTGAAGCTGAGACTGACGACAGTGACGACTGGACGGAGACAagagaacctcagtcaggtttAAAGAAACCGTTCAGCTGCTCAGAGTGTGTGAAAAAATTTGGCATTAAGGGGGATCTGAACAGACACATGAGgatccacacaggagagaaacctttCAGCTGCTCCGAGTGTGGGAAACAGTTCAGCCGCAAGGGGACGCTGAGGATGCACATGACAATTCACACAGGGGAGAAACCCTTCAGCTGCGCCAAGTGTGGGAAACTCTTCGGCCGCAAGGGGACTCCGAGAATGCATATGAAAAGTCACACAGAAGAGAAACCATTCCACTGCTCAGAGTGCGGGAAAGGATTTCCCGCACTCTGA